One part of the Nostoc sp. PCC 7120 = FACHB-418 genome encodes these proteins:
- a CDS encoding pentapeptide repeat-containing protein, translating to MRNFAEPQALLLSQIKDKLCQRRDFNGCNLSGIDLSTVDLSGVNLIGADLSFANLFGCILTGANLTGANLMQANLREAKLYEAILSEANLTDADLTQANLCGALLWRSQCRNINLWGASLCAADLREADLTQGTLVEASLIEGNLSRANLTDAKLSGATLLEANLTEVNFTNTDLRWANLTKANLTNANLEGTTIAFAKLRDTIMPDGKICNPQIVIWE from the coding sequence ATGAGAAATTTTGCTGAACCACAAGCATTACTCCTGAGTCAAATCAAAGATAAACTTTGTCAGCGTCGAGATTTTAATGGCTGTAATTTGAGTGGAATTGATTTAAGTACAGTTGATTTAAGTGGTGTTAACTTAATCGGAGCAGATTTAAGTTTTGCCAATTTGTTTGGCTGTATTCTTACGGGTGCAAACCTGACTGGAGCAAACTTAATGCAGGCTAATTTGCGTGAGGCTAAGTTGTATGAAGCTATTTTATCAGAAGCTAATTTGACAGATGCCGATTTAACACAAGCAAATTTGTGTGGAGCTTTGTTATGGCGATCGCAATGCCGTAATATTAATCTTTGGGGTGCTTCTTTATGCGCGGCTGATTTACGTGAAGCTGACCTCACTCAAGGCACATTAGTAGAAGCATCTTTAATTGAGGGCAATTTATCCAGAGCCAATTTGACAGATGCAAAGTTATCTGGAGCCACACTACTGGAAGCTAATTTAACAGAGGTCAACTTCACTAACACTGATCTGAGATGGGCAAATTTGACCAAAGCTAACTTAACTAATGCCAACCTAGAAGGAACAACAATAGCTTTCGCTAAATTACGCGATACCATTATGCCTGATGGCAAAATCTGCAATCCCCAAATAGTGATTTGGGAATGA
- a CDS encoding ABC transporter permease, translating to MTMMRTFVIAKNVFQEVVRDRILYIIGFYVLLLAVAIRALPEFAASTEDKMFLDFGLVAMSFISLIIAVFVGTGLINKEIDKRTILLLIAKPVSRGEIVTGKFFGLSSVLAVLVVSMTAIYLLFLQFGNIPHTTPSILIAVLFLCLQLSLMTAVAITFGVFTSSLLAIALTFAVYLVGNITQNIVEFSRLSRNPAMEGISQILYLILPDLSRLDLKNDAVYGLQALPDTIALMGNAVYGFVYIAMLLAIAISLFSRREF from the coding sequence ATGACTATGATGAGAACTTTTGTAATTGCTAAGAATGTATTTCAGGAAGTGGTACGCGATCGCATCCTGTATATTATCGGTTTTTATGTTTTGCTGTTGGCTGTAGCTATTCGGGCTTTGCCTGAGTTTGCTGCATCAACTGAAGATAAAATGTTTCTAGATTTCGGTTTGGTGGCGATGAGTTTCATCAGTTTAATTATCGCTGTCTTTGTGGGTACAGGATTGATTAATAAGGAAATAGATAAAAGGACTATTTTGTTATTAATTGCTAAACCTGTAAGCCGTGGAGAAATTGTCACGGGGAAATTTTTTGGTTTATCGTCCGTACTGGCTGTTTTAGTTGTCAGTATGACGGCAATTTATTTACTCTTTTTGCAGTTTGGGAATATTCCCCACACAACGCCGAGTATTTTAATTGCCGTCTTGTTTCTATGTTTGCAGTTATCTTTGATGACGGCTGTAGCTATTACCTTTGGGGTTTTTACTAGCTCCTTACTGGCTATAGCTTTAACTTTTGCCGTGTATCTCGTGGGCAATATTACCCAAAATATAGTAGAGTTTAGCCGCCTTAGTCGTAACCCTGCTATGGAAGGTATTAGTCAGATTTTGTATCTGATATTGCCAGATTTATCTCGATTAGATTTAAAAAATGATGCTGTTTATGGTCTACAAGCACTACCTGACACGATCGCACTCATGGGTAATGCTGTCTATGGTTTTGTTTATATTGCCATGTTATTGGCGATCGCTATTTCCCTTTTTTCACGCCGGGAGTTTTAA
- a CDS encoding cob(I)yrinic acid a,c-diamide adenosyltransferase, which produces MTRNGIGIRTAQVRSERLTGQIHVYDGVGKGKSQAALGVVLRSIGLGINAPNNSNRVLLLRFLKGPERDYDEDGAIAALQRGFPHLIDQVRTGRAEFFGPEEITTFDRSEAGRGWDVAKGAIASGLYSVVVLDEINPVLDLGLLSVDEVVGTLKSKPQELEIIATGRGAPQKLLDIADLHSEMKPLHHPKATELLMTGIEIYTGAGKGKSTSALGKALQAIGRGINHPGSTRVLIMQWLKGGSGYTEDAAISALRQSYPEVVDHQRCGRDAIVWRNSRQELDYVEAERGWEIAKVAIASGLYKTIILDELNPTVDLELLPVEPIVQALLRKPRDTEIIITGRCQNQPAYFDLASIHSEVYCHKHYANQGVELKRGVDF; this is translated from the coding sequence ATGACAAGGAACGGCATCGGTATCCGCACAGCACAAGTGCGTTCAGAACGGCTTACTGGCCAAATTCATGTATATGATGGTGTCGGTAAAGGTAAGTCACAAGCAGCGTTGGGTGTAGTTTTACGCTCCATAGGCTTAGGAATAAACGCACCGAACAATTCCAATCGTGTACTGCTACTACGCTTTTTAAAAGGGCCAGAACGAGATTATGACGAAGACGGAGCGATCGCTGCTTTACAGCGTGGATTCCCCCATTTAATTGACCAAGTACGCACCGGGAGAGCAGAATTTTTTGGCCCAGAAGAAATCACAACTTTTGACCGTAGTGAAGCGGGACGGGGTTGGGATGTCGCCAAAGGCGCGATCGCTTCTGGTTTATATTCTGTTGTTGTCTTAGATGAAATTAACCCAGTTCTCGATTTAGGGTTACTTTCGGTAGATGAGGTAGTGGGGACATTAAAATCAAAACCCCAAGAGTTAGAAATTATTGCCACAGGAAGAGGTGCGCCACAAAAATTACTTGACATTGCGGATTTACACTCAGAAATGAAACCCTTACACCACCCCAAAGCCACAGAACTTTTGATGACGGGGATTGAAATTTATACTGGTGCAGGTAAAGGTAAATCTACCAGTGCTTTAGGTAAGGCATTACAAGCAATTGGCAGAGGTATCAACCATCCAGGGTCAACGCGGGTATTAATTATGCAGTGGCTCAAAGGTGGTAGCGGCTATACAGAAGATGCAGCGATCTCAGCCTTGCGGCAATCATACCCTGAGGTGGTAGATCATCAACGCTGTGGTCGAGATGCGATCGTTTGGCGCAATTCTCGACAAGAATTAGACTACGTAGAAGCAGAACGGGGTTGGGAAATAGCTAAAGTTGCGATCGCCTCTGGACTATACAAAACCATCATCCTTGATGAACTCAATCCCACTGTTGATTTGGAACTACTCCCGGTAGAACCAATTGTCCAAGCTTTACTTCGTAAACCCCGCGACACCGAAATCATCATTACTGGACGTTGCCAAAATCAACCTGCTTACTTTGACCTAGCCAGTATTCACTCCGAAGTTTACTGCCACAAACATTATGCTAATCAAGGTGTAGAACTAAAAAGGGGCGTAGATTTTTAA
- the fraC gene encoding filament integrity protein FraC, producing MFEDLTIPRIWPIGAILFNLLFLLIAIPIEGYIYHRRLNFDKKTSIFYAIAVNSFSGVIGWVIFFFVEPVLPVPIKAELINYIFFNIFRSTNTQGVLIFTTFIIFFSTFLMKFFLLRLFVFTLSEDIGKKQEEPQPFYRQKVRFISRIRLQDTNLVTTTLIANSLSYTAITIILLIRNR from the coding sequence ATGTTTGAAGATTTGACTATACCCAGGATTTGGCCGATTGGCGCAATTTTGTTTAACTTGTTGTTTTTACTGATTGCTATTCCTATAGAAGGTTATATCTACCATAGGAGACTCAACTTTGATAAGAAGACTAGTATTTTTTATGCGATCGCCGTCAACAGCTTTTCTGGTGTCATCGGCTGGGTGATATTTTTTTTCGTGGAGCCTGTATTACCAGTACCGATTAAGGCTGAGTTAATTAATTACATATTTTTTAATATTTTTAGATCAACCAATACCCAAGGTGTTCTGATTTTTACCACTTTTATCATTTTCTTTTCCACTTTTTTAATGAAATTTTTTCTTTTGCGGCTTTTTGTTTTCACCTTAAGTGAAGATATAGGGAAAAAGCAAGAAGAACCGCAGCCATTTTACCGTCAGAAAGTCCGTTTCATTAGTAGAATTAGGCTTCAAGATACAAATTTAGTAACTACGACACTTATTGCTAACTCGTTAAGTTACACCGCTATAACTATTATTTTATTGATACGTAATAGGTAG
- a CDS encoding DUF6930 domain-containing protein, with product MTSFNRSTSRRLKKLTQIPSVWEGDRRPLSSSPTPNFNSESKGDCILWVDGSQGIVRGMDVISEDTGPEAIVRTLMRAMEHPHSPAKPARPQKIVVRDREIQFYLRGVLQDLDIAIDYSPELPLIDELFRGFAEIIDSQIPDVPPQYAKPLHEKAYAIWQAAPWEFLEEQQIISIEINKWDVGTLYASVMGMLGMEYGILFYRSEDSLKRFRAAVLQDDESQGHLEEAFLKQDCLFLTFEREDDTDDEAEFDDLADLALSEISPTFGNIHPLEGLRSVLYDEEAAVVFLALESFCRFIRDHRRQLSSGEFPNINHRYRISLPASDETTKAVSVTVSTMPQLAAELEEMADLVLDDEEFGELTSIESHSLRDDLIPEDSFLSLGVVSWEMLDYLRQGVKYHQLGEFKPVGDGLPVILIQTSRPKAKTVIENIEAVGGLKAICFNPGSDPLDGDRYDLGLLQTQNGELFLFGEFLDDDPVHVEARRKWNQRCKNTKGFCGLIIAKGLTGASRGNPQLRDMMALFEARSLSPKDLGLGTLQLMPQFQLE from the coding sequence ATGACAAGTTTTAATCGCTCTACCAGTCGTCGGTTGAAGAAATTAACCCAAATTCCTTCTGTATGGGAGGGCGATCGCCGTCCGTTGTCATCATCGCCCACCCCGAATTTCAATTCAGAGTCCAAGGGCGATTGTATTCTCTGGGTGGATGGCTCCCAAGGCATTGTGCGGGGAATGGATGTAATATCAGAAGATACTGGCCCAGAGGCGATCGTTCGCACCTTAATGCGAGCAATGGAACATCCCCACAGTCCAGCCAAACCCGCACGACCCCAAAAAATTGTCGTGCGCGATCGCGAAATTCAATTTTATCTGCGTGGTGTCCTCCAAGATTTGGATATTGCGATCGATTATTCGCCGGAATTACCCTTAATTGATGAACTGTTTCGGGGATTTGCAGAAATCATCGACAGTCAAATTCCTGATGTTCCTCCCCAGTATGCCAAACCTTTACACGAAAAAGCCTATGCTATTTGGCAAGCCGCACCCTGGGAATTTTTAGAAGAACAGCAAATCATATCTATAGAAATTAATAAGTGGGATGTAGGTACACTCTACGCCTCGGTCATGGGAATGCTGGGGATGGAGTATGGAATTTTGTTTTATCGTTCCGAAGATTCCCTCAAGCGATTTCGTGCAGCAGTTTTACAAGATGACGAATCCCAAGGTCACTTAGAAGAGGCTTTTCTCAAACAAGATTGCTTGTTCCTCACTTTTGAGCGTGAAGATGATACTGATGATGAAGCTGAATTTGATGATTTAGCTGATTTGGCATTATCAGAAATTAGCCCAACTTTTGGCAATATCCATCCATTAGAAGGATTGCGCTCTGTCTTATACGATGAGGAGGCAGCTGTTGTCTTCCTCGCTTTAGAAAGTTTTTGTCGCTTCATTCGTGACCATCGTCGTCAGTTGTCCAGTGGTGAGTTCCCCAATATCAACCATCGTTATCGGATCTCCTTACCTGCATCCGACGAAACAACAAAAGCCGTATCTGTCACCGTCTCTACCATGCCACAACTCGCCGCAGAGTTAGAAGAAATGGCAGACTTAGTATTAGATGACGAAGAATTTGGTGAATTAACTTCCATCGAGTCGCACTCTCTACGTGATGACTTAATACCAGAAGACTCATTTCTCAGTTTGGGTGTAGTGTCCTGGGAAATGCTCGACTACCTACGTCAAGGAGTAAAATATCATCAACTGGGCGAATTTAAACCAGTAGGTGATGGTTTACCTGTAATTTTGATTCAAACCTCCCGCCCCAAAGCCAAAACGGTGATCGAAAATATTGAAGCAGTGGGAGGATTAAAAGCTATCTGCTTCAATCCGGGATCTGACCCCTTGGATGGCGATCGCTATGACTTGGGTTTACTGCAAACTCAAAATGGTGAATTATTCCTATTTGGGGAATTTTTGGATGATGATCCTGTTCATGTAGAAGCTCGTCGCAAGTGGAATCAACGTTGCAAAAATACCAAAGGCTTCTGTGGGTTAATTATTGCCAAAGGTTTGACAGGTGCTTCCCGTGGCAATCCTCAATTACGAGATATGATGGCTTTATTTGAAGCGCGATCGCTCTCACCCAAGGATTTAGGTCTAGGAACTCTTCAGCTGATGCCCCAGTTTCAATTAGAGTAA
- a CDS encoding thylakoid membrane protein ThyD: MKVAITGATGFVGTRLVQRLHKEGHQIIVLTRNTASARRNFSAQTFANVEIVAYTPTTSGAWQDVIAGCDGVVNLAGEPIAEARWTPEHKREILNSRQLGTQKIVEAIAKANPKPTVLVNASAVGYYGTSETTAFDENSPSGRDFLAQVCQAWEAEAQKVKESGVRLVILRLGIVLGLGGALGKMITPFKLYAGGPIGSGRQWFSWIHIDDLVNLIVQALTNSQLEGVYNATAPNPIRMNDLSQTMGQVMNRPSWLPVPGFAIEALLGDGAIVVLEGQQVLPKRALASGIKYQYPNLQPALQEILQ; encoded by the coding sequence ATGAAAGTAGCAATTACAGGCGCAACAGGATTTGTCGGAACTCGCTTAGTACAACGACTTCACAAAGAAGGTCATCAAATAATTGTCTTAACCCGTAACACTGCATCGGCTCGGAGGAATTTTTCTGCACAGACATTTGCCAATGTAGAAATTGTTGCTTATACACCCACTACATCCGGGGCGTGGCAAGATGTAATTGCTGGTTGTGATGGTGTAGTCAACTTGGCAGGAGAACCTATCGCAGAGGCACGCTGGACACCAGAACACAAACGAGAGATTCTTAACAGCCGTCAACTAGGCACACAGAAAATAGTCGAAGCCATAGCGAAAGCTAACCCCAAACCTACAGTATTAGTTAATGCTTCTGCTGTTGGTTACTACGGTACAAGTGAAACCACTGCCTTTGATGAAAATAGCCCCTCTGGTAGGGATTTTCTCGCTCAAGTTTGTCAAGCTTGGGAAGCAGAAGCCCAAAAAGTGAAAGAATCAGGCGTTCGCCTAGTGATATTACGTTTAGGTATTGTTCTAGGGTTGGGTGGTGCTTTAGGAAAAATGATTACCCCTTTTAAACTCTATGCTGGGGGGCCAATTGGTAGCGGTCGTCAATGGTTTTCTTGGATTCACATTGATGATTTGGTAAATCTGATTGTGCAAGCTTTAACCAACTCACAACTAGAAGGTGTATATAATGCTACGGCTCCCAATCCTATCCGCATGAATGACTTAAGCCAAACTATGGGACAAGTAATGAACCGTCCTTCATGGTTGCCTGTCCCAGGTTTTGCTATAGAAGCTCTTTTGGGAGATGGGGCGATCGTTGTTCTAGAAGGTCAACAAGTACTTCCTAAACGAGCTTTAGCATCTGGCATTAAATACCAGTATCCCAATTTACAACCAGCTTTACAAGAAATTTTGCAGTGA
- the fraD gene encoding filament integrity protein FraD — translation MNLLFKDLFGIFKIFEDVYERIRKILIPTTAYSWQTFIYLSVFSWIMSYFATGYIRDIIALCGWLFLIAGTAWYTTDDPLRVPGTFMPVGAVITGFLVSVFAFSNQEDVITSRTIVLWPTISALITAIPEFIEGSDTDSKTRIPKPDARQKIIVLVASCMMISCWLQFYFVLDKWLQEYPSLLAENFGRSTFVITREEQQKIPTNGVVILDRLQPLVEEQIAERPWSEVERWLLEANVRVGQLGREVLDNNLAQYEEKVLWRVEPRVVNNKSGYRLDLLSIWTGPTANPRGYFLRKSCQIDPVATTPINTTTNSRIPEEKKAVAEIQCDRLNKLFSGAAPPQQ, via the coding sequence GTGAATTTATTATTTAAAGACCTTTTCGGAATATTTAAAATTTTTGAAGATGTTTATGAACGAATCAGAAAAATATTAATACCAACCACAGCTTATTCTTGGCAGACATTCATTTACTTGAGTGTGTTTTCTTGGATAATGTCTTATTTTGCTACAGGTTATATCAGAGATATAATTGCTCTTTGCGGTTGGTTATTTTTAATTGCAGGTACAGCTTGGTACACAACTGATGACCCCTTAAGAGTTCCTGGTACTTTCATGCCAGTAGGCGCAGTGATTACAGGATTTTTAGTTAGTGTGTTTGCTTTTAGTAATCAGGAAGATGTTATTACATCTAGAACAATAGTCCTTTGGCCGACAATATCAGCATTAATCACAGCAATTCCTGAATTTATTGAAGGGAGCGACACTGACTCTAAAACTCGGATTCCTAAACCAGATGCTCGACAAAAAATCATTGTTTTAGTTGCCAGTTGTATGATGATCAGTTGCTGGCTTCAGTTTTACTTTGTTTTGGATAAATGGTTACAAGAATATCCTAGTTTATTAGCTGAAAACTTTGGGCGTAGTACTTTTGTCATTACTAGAGAAGAGCAACAAAAAATTCCTACTAATGGAGTTGTAATTTTGGATAGACTGCAACCATTAGTTGAGGAACAAATTGCTGAAAGACCTTGGTCAGAGGTTGAAAGATGGCTTCTGGAAGCAAATGTTAGAGTTGGTCAATTAGGTAGGGAAGTGTTAGATAATAATTTGGCACAATATGAAGAAAAAGTACTCTGGCGTGTTGAACCGCGTGTAGTCAATAATAAGTCAGGCTACAGGTTAGATTTACTCAGTATTTGGACAGGCCCGACTGCTAATCCCCGTGGTTATTTTCTGCGGAAATCATGCCAAATTGACCCAGTGGCAACAACGCCAATTAATACTACTACTAACAGTAGAATACCGGAGGAGAAAAAAGCCGTTGCAGAAATACAATGCGATCGCTTGAATAAATTATTCTCAGGTGCAGCGCCACCGCAGCAGTGA
- a CDS encoding DUF6887 family protein has translation MSDANYVHLTEVELREYVKRHPQDEEAFQHYLSIVRAKPNRVVVSTGEQLETELKKRLAS, from the coding sequence ATGAGTGATGCCAATTATGTACACTTAACAGAAGTAGAATTGAGGGAATACGTAAAACGTCATCCCCAAGATGAAGAAGCCTTTCAACACTATCTCTCAATTGTTAGGGCTAAACCAAACAGGGTTGTGGTTAGCACAGGTGAACAGTTAGAGACTGAGCTAAAAAAAAGACTGGCATCGTGA
- the zds gene encoding 9,9'-di-cis-zeta-carotene desaturase yields MRVAIVGAGLAGLATAIDLADAGCEVQIFESRPFVGGKVGSWIDGDGNHVEMGLHVFFGCYYQLFELMNKVGAFSHLRLKEHTHTFVNKGGRTGALDFRFFTGAPFNGLKAFFTTSQLSLQDKLQNAIALGTSPIVRGLVDFEGAMKTIRNLDKISFADWFRSHGGSNGSIKRMWNPIAYALGFIDCENISARCMLTIFQFFAVRSEASVLRMLEGSPDEYLHQPILRYLEARGTKVYTRRQVREIKYAEAEGQTRVTGIVVAKGDEVEEITADAYVCACDIPGIQRVLPQEWRKWSEFDNIYKLDAVPVATVQMRFDGWVTELQDENKRKQLKEAAGLDNLLYTADADFSCFADLALTSPSDYYRQGQGSLLQLVLTPGDPFIKESNEAIAQHVLKQVYELFPSSRELNMTWYSVVKLAQSLYREAPGMDVYRPNQKTPIANFFLAGSYTQQDYIDSMEGATVSGRRAAKVILDNIKK; encoded by the coding sequence ATGCGCGTTGCAATCGTAGGAGCGGGATTGGCTGGGCTAGCAACCGCTATAGATTTAGCTGATGCTGGCTGTGAAGTCCAAATTTTTGAATCCCGTCCGTTTGTTGGTGGTAAAGTTGGCAGTTGGATTGATGGCGATGGTAATCACGTTGAAATGGGTTTGCACGTTTTTTTCGGGTGCTACTACCAACTATTTGAACTCATGAATAAGGTGGGGGCGTTTTCCCATTTACGCCTCAAAGAACATACCCACACCTTTGTCAACAAAGGGGGACGGACAGGTGCTTTGGATTTTCGTTTCTTTACGGGTGCGCCCTTCAATGGGTTGAAAGCGTTTTTTACCACCTCTCAACTCTCATTACAGGATAAACTGCAAAATGCGATCGCTCTAGGTACAAGCCCCATTGTGCGTGGATTAGTAGATTTTGAAGGGGCAATGAAAACCATCCGCAACCTAGATAAAATTAGCTTTGCCGATTGGTTTCGCAGTCACGGCGGTAGTAATGGTAGCATTAAACGAATGTGGAACCCCATTGCCTATGCCTTGGGATTTATTGACTGTGAAAATATCTCCGCTCGTTGTATGTTAACAATCTTCCAATTCTTCGCAGTTAGAAGCGAAGCCTCTGTACTGCGAATGTTGGAAGGTTCGCCTGATGAATATTTACATCAGCCCATTCTCAGGTATTTAGAAGCTAGGGGAACAAAAGTTTATACTCGTCGGCAAGTACGGGAAATTAAGTATGCTGAAGCAGAAGGGCAAACTCGCGTTACTGGTATAGTAGTAGCCAAAGGTGATGAAGTAGAAGAAATTACCGCAGATGCCTACGTTTGTGCTTGCGATATTCCTGGAATACAGCGAGTTTTACCTCAAGAATGGCGGAAATGGTCGGAATTTGATAACATTTATAAGCTAGATGCAGTACCCGTTGCCACTGTGCAGATGAGATTTGATGGCTGGGTAACAGAACTGCAAGATGAAAATAAACGCAAACAGCTAAAAGAGGCTGCCGGTCTAGATAATTTGCTCTATACCGCAGATGCTGACTTTTCCTGTTTTGCTGATTTAGCTTTGACTAGTCCTAGTGATTATTATCGTCAAGGTCAAGGGTCGTTGTTGCAACTGGTATTGACCCCAGGAGACCCATTTATCAAAGAAAGTAACGAAGCGATCGCCCAACACGTTCTTAAACAAGTATATGAACTGTTCCCCTCATCACGGGAGCTAAACATGACTTGGTACAGTGTAGTCAAGCTGGCTCAATCTCTCTACCGAGAAGCCCCAGGTATGGATGTTTACCGTCCTAACCAAAAAACTCCTATAGCCAATTTCTTTCTGGCGGGTAGTTATACGCAGCAAGACTACATCGACAGCATGGAAGGGGCAACAGTTTCAGGACGGCGGGCGGCAAAAGTCATCCTAGATAATATTAAAAAATAG
- a CDS encoding iron-sulfur cluster assembly accessory protein yields the protein MTQATQSQQSGILLSEAALRQVKSLQEKQGQDLCLRVGVRQGGCSGMSYMMDFEQESQITPQDEVFDYDGFKIVCDRKSILYLYGLMLDYSDAMIGGGFQFTNPNATQTCGCGKSFGV from the coding sequence ATGACACAAGCAACTCAGTCTCAACAAAGCGGGATACTGTTGAGCGAAGCCGCTTTGCGGCAAGTAAAGTCCCTCCAAGAAAAGCAAGGTCAAGATTTATGCTTGAGGGTAGGAGTACGCCAAGGTGGCTGCTCTGGGATGTCTTACATGATGGACTTTGAACAGGAAAGCCAGATCACTCCTCAGGATGAAGTTTTTGATTACGATGGCTTCAAAATTGTCTGCGATCGCAAAAGTATTTTATATCTTTATGGCTTAATGCTTGATTATAGCGATGCCATGATCGGTGGTGGTTTCCAATTTACCAATCCTAATGCTACTCAGACCTGCGGTTGCGGTAAGTCATTTGGGGTGTAA
- a CDS encoding ribbon-helix-helix protein, CopG family, whose amino-acid sequence MIMTNKKWAVKRITVNLAAQEAEKLEKYCQQTGRPATDVIRELIRSLPVSDDSKETNR is encoded by the coding sequence ATGATAATGACTAATAAAAAATGGGCCGTTAAACGCATAACTGTCAACTTAGCAGCACAGGAAGCAGAAAAACTGGAAAAATATTGTCAACAGACAGGTAGACCAGCAACTGATGTGATTCGGGAACTGATTAGAAGTTTACCTGTATCAGATGACAGCAAAGAAACAAATCGCTAG
- a CDS encoding SRPBCC family protein: protein MSNWLEHSVQVEVEAPIDLVWGLWADLEQMPNWMKWIDSVKVPPENPDLSLWKLNTGGLEFTWKSRITKVITNQIIQWESIDGLPNQGAIRFYDRHGHSIVKMTISYAIPGFLGKIMDNLFLGKAVESTIQADLERFREYALNLHQSSVNR, encoded by the coding sequence ATGTCTAACTGGCTAGAACATAGCGTACAGGTAGAAGTGGAAGCCCCTATAGATTTAGTATGGGGGTTATGGGCTGACTTGGAACAAATGCCTAATTGGATGAAGTGGATTGATTCTGTCAAAGTTCCACCAGAAAATCCTGATCTATCACTTTGGAAACTCAATACTGGTGGACTGGAATTTACCTGGAAATCTCGCATTACCAAGGTTATTACCAACCAAATTATTCAATGGGAATCGATTGATGGTCTGCCCAATCAAGGCGCTATCCGCTTTTACGATCGCCACGGTCATAGTATCGTCAAGATGACTATCTCCTATGCTATCCCTGGCTTTCTAGGCAAAATCATGGATAATTTGTTTTTGGGTAAGGCTGTGGAATCGACAATTCAAGCTGATTTAGAAAGGTTTAGGGAGTATGCCCTGAATCTTCATCAGTCATCAGTTAATCGTTGA
- a CDS encoding DUF6888 family protein, translated as MEPTVEQLKAFYNLCVRASNLLQTIELTRYDTRSQRIVILIGQTIQAEILSNGETIIQ; from the coding sequence ATGGAACCAACGGTTGAACAGTTAAAAGCTTTCTACAATTTATGTGTACGAGCGAGTAACTTACTACAAACGATAGAACTAACCAGGTACGATACTCGCTCACAGAGAATAGTCATACTTATAGGACAAACAATTCAAGCAGAGATTTTGAGCAATGGAGAGACTATCATACAATGA
- a CDS encoding tetratricopeptide repeat protein, producing the protein MTNTVDSLFDTGLERYKAGEPAADLIPVFKEVCDRAPKASAAWICLAWLYLLEDKPNLALKAAQKAVKINPQDPQARVNLAVAMLETGQKGLRQHIDITQQLMLVNPDWRDEIQNSIADGLSRKPDWQSLAKVKGWLFNE; encoded by the coding sequence ATGACTAACACTGTTGATTCCCTGTTTGATACAGGATTAGAACGTTATAAAGCTGGAGAGCCTGCTGCTGATTTGATCCCCGTGTTTAAAGAAGTATGCGATCGCGCTCCCAAAGCCAGCGCCGCTTGGATCTGTCTAGCTTGGTTATATTTGCTGGAGGATAAGCCAAACTTAGCTCTTAAGGCAGCACAAAAGGCAGTGAAAATCAATCCTCAAGACCCACAAGCTAGGGTAAATCTCGCTGTGGCTATGCTAGAAACTGGTCAAAAAGGCTTGCGGCAACATATTGATATTACACAACAATTAATGTTGGTCAATCCCGATTGGCGAGATGAGATTCAAAATAGTATTGCAGATGGTTTAAGCAGAAAACCTGATTGGCAGAGCTTGGCCAAAGTTAAAGGCTGGTTGTTTAATGAATAG